A genomic stretch from Rhabdothermincola salaria includes:
- a CDS encoding N-6 DNA methylase, protein MAGIELDDLVRHYGDESVSLPTFCRLVSGDPKLLLARSRRSRDFPQPTNAASSSPLYRLTDLAGWLRSEMQAEDERRSRETRSKPDDSTGRPVFDQVRSPEDPQAIARYMHEWALERSVELCARRHGVDATRLLVAGTALVRSERAIADALRTFDETVGTDRPSALLDDLKRAYRAARQDSDRPVSADAALAYEPRFVEPLLTGRYPGPAAAVLRDDPDQAAVEGLSSTTESGGVVREIWGVWSFLANGPQDPREPFAETIDQSFTQLSGASLKVSRSSPEQLTQLLVEIADIQPGMRLLDPACGQGNTLIAAAQRTMHKGKQTIELVGRDLDVQAWTICRARLTMRGLPHDLGTPGPAGDSLGDGDGLAGAFDRVVAEPGTGMWLASRWLSRSIEWLRPEGTAVIALPLATLGYNARNECVREKPREAAAAGEHVAGVVVTCPEVREETREPLAVWVLTETPVEEVLFIDMRSTDKDADPTGGLPPDTVGAVAEVFSLHRSDGDLADGQRPLGVKAKAVVRSRLKVGTDYWPAKWLADPAEQDRVESAKKRALRLTESLRAVVDSSAPEPEDPMGIELDDLGQLSGITTAEMKRALLRLENLLSGTVTRGRKKKPGGQS, encoded by the coding sequence ATGGCCGGCATCGAACTCGACGACCTCGTTCGCCACTACGGCGATGAGAGTGTGTCGCTTCCCACGTTCTGTCGGCTGGTGTCGGGGGATCCGAAATTGCTGTTGGCCCGAAGTCGCCGATCGAGGGACTTTCCTCAGCCCACCAATGCGGCCTCGTCGAGTCCCCTGTACCGGCTGACCGACCTGGCGGGGTGGTTGCGCTCGGAGATGCAGGCCGAAGACGAGCGCAGGAGCCGGGAAACTCGCTCCAAACCCGACGACTCCACCGGTCGCCCCGTCTTCGACCAGGTCCGCTCGCCCGAGGACCCCCAGGCCATCGCCCGCTACATGCATGAGTGGGCGCTCGAACGCAGCGTCGAGCTCTGCGCTCGTCGCCACGGCGTCGATGCCACGCGTTTACTCGTGGCAGGAACCGCACTGGTACGAAGCGAACGGGCCATCGCCGATGCCCTCCGCACCTTCGACGAGACGGTCGGCACCGATCGGCCCAGCGCACTGCTAGACGACCTCAAACGCGCCTACCGGGCCGCTCGCCAGGACTCGGATCGGCCCGTCAGCGCCGACGCCGCGTTGGCCTACGAGCCCCGGTTCGTCGAGCCGCTCCTCACCGGGCGCTATCCCGGCCCGGCCGCAGCGGTGCTTCGCGACGACCCGGACCAGGCAGCGGTCGAGGGACTGTCCTCCACCACCGAGAGCGGCGGTGTCGTCCGAGAGATCTGGGGGGTCTGGAGTTTCCTGGCGAACGGTCCACAAGATCCTCGGGAACCATTCGCAGAGACGATCGACCAGTCGTTCACCCAGCTGTCGGGTGCCTCGCTGAAGGTATCCAGGTCCTCCCCTGAGCAACTCACCCAGCTCCTCGTCGAGATCGCCGACATCCAACCCGGCATGCGCCTCCTCGACCCTGCGTGCGGACAGGGCAACACCCTCATCGCCGCAGCCCAACGCACCATGCACAAGGGCAAGCAGACGATCGAACTGGTCGGCCGTGACCTCGACGTCCAGGCCTGGACCATCTGCCGTGCACGACTCACAATGCGGGGCCTGCCACACGACCTCGGAACCCCGGGCCCCGCAGGTGACTCCCTCGGTGACGGCGACGGCCTCGCCGGAGCCTTCGACCGTGTCGTCGCCGAACCAGGAACGGGGATGTGGCTCGCCAGCCGATGGCTGTCCCGCAGCATCGAGTGGCTCCGGCCCGAGGGCACCGCTGTGATCGCACTTCCTCTCGCGACCCTCGGCTACAACGCAAGAAACGAGTGCGTGCGCGAGAAGCCGCGAGAAGCCGCTGCGGCAGGCGAGCATGTCGCTGGAGTCGTCGTCACCTGTCCGGAGGTTCGCGAAGAGACGAGGGAACCCCTGGCCGTTTGGGTCCTCACCGAGACCCCGGTCGAGGAGGTGCTCTTCATCGACATGCGCAGTACTGACAAGGATGCCGATCCGACGGGAGGGCTCCCCCCGGACACGGTCGGCGCCGTAGCTGAGGTCTTCTCTCTTCACCGCAGCGACGGAGACCTCGCCGACGGCCAGCGACCGCTCGGCGTCAAGGCCAAAGCCGTCGTCAGGAGCAGACTCAAGGTAGGCACCGACTACTGGCCAGCGAAGTGGCTCGCGGATCCCGCTGAACAAGACCGAGTCGAGAGCGCCAAGAAGAGAGCTCTGCGCCTCACCGAGTCACTTCGCGCTGTGGTGGACAGCAGCGCACCGGAGCCAGAGGACCCCATGGGCATCGAGCTCGACGACCTCGGGCAGCTCTCTGGCATCACCACCGCGGAGATGAAGCGCGCTCTCTTGCGTCTGGAGAACCTGCTCTCCGGCACGGTCACGCGCGGGAGGAAGAAGAAGCCCGGTGGCCAGTCCTGA
- a CDS encoding tyrosine-type recombinase/integrase, producing MAKRGDGEGTVFKMGDGRWRAQSPYYETADGRRRRKTFHGRTRAEAQAKLAAFLKAQADGAGQYDPDVTVAQLAEPYLRHRVHNARLAPKTKAGYEDILGRYVLPLWGPRKLASLKARDVEAGLITMAERGLAKDTIRLAKGSLGRLCAFAVDQEIIPRNPVERAHMPDAKPRRTRRAMTAAEVETLLDHVRGTRLYAPIIFGATTGVRPGELLALRWADVVLDGDRPSFRILKSKTDAGRRQVGLIPRTVEALRQHRTEQDLRRGYLDEAWQDLDLVFPSEIGTPWCQDNHRRLFTKACREAGIGQWSPHELRHTCATLLMEGDVSLQFVAQVLGHSSVAITYDVYGHLQLPPVQVFEAMNKQLGGRT from the coding sequence GTGGCAAAGCGTGGTGATGGCGAAGGAACCGTGTTCAAGATGGGGGACGGGCGCTGGAGGGCTCAGAGTCCCTACTACGAGACGGCGGACGGGAGACGGCGGCGCAAGACGTTCCACGGCCGGACGCGGGCCGAGGCGCAGGCCAAGCTGGCGGCCTTCCTCAAGGCTCAGGCCGATGGCGCCGGGCAGTACGACCCCGACGTCACGGTGGCGCAACTGGCCGAGCCCTATCTGCGACATCGGGTACACAACGCCCGCCTGGCCCCCAAGACGAAGGCGGGCTACGAGGACATCCTGGGTCGCTACGTTCTGCCGTTGTGGGGCCCCCGGAAGCTGGCGTCACTGAAGGCGCGTGACGTCGAGGCCGGACTGATCACCATGGCCGAGAGGGGTCTCGCCAAGGACACGATCCGCCTCGCTAAGGGTTCTCTCGGCCGGCTGTGTGCGTTTGCTGTCGATCAGGAGATCATTCCGCGCAACCCCGTCGAGAGGGCTCACATGCCCGACGCCAAACCTCGGCGTACCCGTCGGGCCATGACGGCTGCTGAGGTGGAGACGCTCCTCGACCATGTACGGGGGACCCGGCTGTATGCCCCCATCATCTTCGGGGCGACGACCGGGGTGCGGCCGGGCGAGCTGTTGGCTCTTCGTTGGGCCGACGTCGTGCTCGATGGGGATCGACCGTCGTTCAGGATCCTGAAGTCGAAGACCGACGCTGGCCGCCGCCAGGTGGGTCTCATCCCCCGAACCGTCGAGGCACTTCGGCAGCATCGAACAGAGCAGGACCTGCGGAGGGGATACCTCGACGAGGCTTGGCAGGACCTCGATCTCGTTTTCCCATCGGAGATCGGCACCCCGTGGTGTCAGGACAACCACCGACGGCTGTTCACCAAGGCGTGTCGAGAGGCTGGCATCGGCCAATGGTCGCCCCACGAGTTGCGGCACACCTGCGCCACGCTGCTCATGGAGGGTGACGTCTCTCTGCAGTTCGTCGCCCAGGTACTGGGCCATTCCAGCGTTGCGATCACCTACGACGTCTACGGCCACCTCCAGTTGCCACCCGTCCAGGTCTTCGAGGCGATGAACAAGCAACTAGGAGGTCGGACATGA
- a CDS encoding helix-turn-helix domain-containing protein: MNKIASPVFGELPSLLTVKEVAELLRVTEVTVYRQLTAGKLERIKVGGRTLIRAKDLDALVAGEASDGRGHT; the protein is encoded by the coding sequence ATGAACAAGATCGCCTCGCCCGTCTTCGGAGAGCTGCCGTCGCTGCTGACGGTCAAGGAGGTGGCGGAACTCCTCCGAGTCACCGAGGTCACGGTCTACCGGCAGCTCACCGCCGGGAAGCTGGAGAGGATCAAGGTGGGGGGCAGGACATTGATCCGCGCCAAGGACTTAGACGCTCTCGTGGCCGGCGAGGCCAGCGATGGTCGAGGCCATACCTAG
- a CDS encoding recombinase family protein has translation MSFIKRGEHFIQRLIGPLDIGVDTSTQSGDLIINIMANFAQFERKLIGQRTKGALAVRRSEGVKLGRPVTLAPEVTAEILSLRSQGLSYRAIAEALNDRGVPTAQGGRRWYPATVRKICLRNEEQERRAPS, from the coding sequence ATGTCTTTCATCAAAAGGGGCGAACATTTCATCCAAAGACTTATAGGGCCTCTTGATATTGGAGTCGATACGTCGACGCAGTCTGGCGACCTGATCATCAACATCATGGCGAACTTCGCCCAGTTCGAGCGGAAGCTGATCGGCCAGCGCACAAAGGGCGCTCTGGCCGTGAGGCGCTCGGAGGGCGTAAAGCTCGGGCGGCCCGTGACCCTCGCGCCCGAGGTCACCGCTGAAATTCTCAGCCTCCGCTCGCAGGGCCTCAGCTATCGAGCGATCGCTGAGGCGCTGAACGATCGGGGCGTTCCCACAGCCCAAGGCGGTAGGCGGTGGTACCCAGCAACGGTCCGCAAGATCTGCCTTCGGAACGAGGAACAGGAACGAAGGGCCCCCTCGTGA
- a CDS encoding cytochrome P450, with the protein MYQPSTGMDHLGLASVSQDRILPALSPGINVLTVHPRYWSVYCWLLTEFWDRELPRTHAAWGRFLKPRERIFVAAVLSCPQHSLDIPEVAGKRRVGAEVVDAASEFDPTAPYLKNARGGYPIYASAISQVGLTILDRDTAQFHCDAPNDAGRAVAQALRAWVEPTAYYQQYFDTADEPVPADVVAEYSEKICLCRLVDGPDHPHVQGAFLHGGKIDEATRRRSSLRLVCDMSAETAPDPVEGWDFRQLIYYWNDDHGRTYAPGNDELITTLRRWRLYQLREFQGWACNRWLRLICRRGLDAGGDRTSIPLGDILASVDCADFGALATALGVDDPELNTSSDLGALINWVNTIGEISHDLDEPWALTAPGSEDRVLDHIWDLDLVGDDITAGIVVLMTSCALRLWPREHALRYAPDWPLVTAGGVRRLSVVKLVEDLRRLDRDGATIGEASRWILEHYVIRQHHRVALGKLPDDTFRLRLDAGRVQFVDEPVAVEMNDSRFRALSTCAAELGWTRPLKESNHGLTRTGRRFVTNGDLPAFPSENV; encoded by the coding sequence ATGTACCAGCCGAGCACCGGCATGGACCATCTCGGGCTCGCATCGGTCTCTCAGGATCGGATACTGCCTGCTCTGTCCCCCGGGATCAACGTGTTGACGGTGCATCCTCGGTACTGGTCCGTGTACTGCTGGCTACTGACGGAGTTCTGGGATCGGGAGCTGCCCAGAACTCACGCCGCTTGGGGGCGCTTCCTCAAACCGCGCGAGCGGATCTTCGTCGCCGCGGTGCTTTCATGCCCGCAGCACAGCCTCGACATCCCAGAGGTGGCTGGCAAGCGTCGAGTCGGCGCCGAGGTCGTAGACGCGGCGTCAGAGTTCGACCCGACGGCGCCGTACCTGAAGAACGCGCGCGGCGGCTATCCGATCTACGCGAGTGCGATCTCCCAGGTCGGGCTCACGATCCTCGACCGTGACACCGCGCAGTTCCACTGTGATGCGCCCAACGACGCCGGCCGAGCCGTCGCCCAAGCGCTGCGGGCGTGGGTGGAACCGACGGCGTACTACCAGCAGTACTTCGATACCGCCGATGAACCAGTGCCGGCAGATGTCGTTGCGGAGTACTCGGAGAAGATCTGCCTCTGTCGCTTGGTCGACGGGCCCGACCATCCCCACGTACAAGGTGCCTTCCTCCATGGAGGAAAGATCGACGAAGCAACCCGTCGACGCAGCTCGCTGCGCCTCGTCTGCGACATGTCTGCGGAAACTGCACCGGACCCTGTCGAGGGGTGGGACTTCCGTCAGCTGATCTACTACTGGAACGACGATCACGGGCGTACATACGCACCCGGAAACGATGAGCTGATCACCACACTGCGGCGTTGGCGGCTCTATCAGCTCCGCGAGTTCCAAGGGTGGGCCTGCAACCGTTGGCTCCGGCTCATCTGCCGTCGCGGGCTTGACGCTGGCGGCGATCGAACCTCGATCCCGCTCGGCGACATCCTCGCCAGCGTCGATTGCGCCGACTTCGGTGCGCTTGCGACGGCCCTGGGCGTCGACGACCCTGAGCTGAACACATCAAGCGACCTAGGAGCGCTCATCAATTGGGTGAACACGATCGGCGAGATCTCCCACGACCTCGACGAGCCTTGGGCGCTCACCGCGCCCGGCTCCGAAGACCGCGTGCTCGACCACATCTGGGACCTCGACCTCGTCGGAGACGACATCACCGCCGGAATCGTCGTGCTAATGACGTCCTGCGCCCTAAGACTCTGGCCGAGGGAGCACGCGTTGCGCTACGCGCCTGACTGGCCGCTCGTCACCGCTGGCGGTGTGCGCCGGCTGAGCGTCGTCAAGCTCGTTGAAGATCTGCGCCGGCTCGACCGAGACGGTGCAACGATCGGCGAGGCGTCTCGGTGGATTCTCGAGCACTACGTGATCCGCCAGCACCATCGGGTCGCTCTCGGAAAGCTCCCCGACGACACGTTCCGCCTACGGCTCGACGCCGGGCGGGTGCAGTTCGTCGATGAGCCCGTGGCCGTCGAGATGAATGACTCCCGATTCAGGGCGCTATCGACCTGCGCCGCCGAGCTCGGCTGGACTCGGCCTCTGAAGGAGTCGAACCACGGCCTCACCCGAACAGGTCGCCGGTTCGTGACCAACGGAGACCTGCCCGCTTTCCCGAGCGAGAACGTGTAG
- a CDS encoding transposase, translating to MTAALEEHQSSLVEVDGIGPVLGVRIIGRTGRPSRFRSADAFASYAGVAPIEVTSGERVTRRLSRSGDRQLNSALHLVAVTQVRTRTSVGRPFFDRKIAEGKTRNEAMRCLKRRLAAHVWRRCTPTNALDDQDRENRRSLLDSNTEAPRILGDSSLR from the coding sequence ATGACCGCTGCTCTTGAGGAGCACCAGAGCTCCCTGGTCGAGGTCGATGGCATCGGTCCGGTTCTCGGGGTGCGCATCATCGGCCGTACCGGCCGGCCGTCGCGGTTTCGCAGCGCGGACGCGTTCGCCAGCTATGCCGGCGTGGCCCCGATCGAAGTGACCAGCGGCGAACGCGTTACCCGTCGGCTCTCTCGCAGCGGAGACCGCCAACTCAACTCCGCGCTCCACCTCGTGGCCGTGACCCAGGTGAGGACGCGCACGAGCGTCGGTCGCCCGTTCTTCGACCGCAAGATCGCCGAGGGCAAGACGCGCAACGAGGCAATGCGATGTCTGAAGCGGCGCCTCGCCGCCCACGTGTGGCGACGATGCACGCCGACGAACGCGCTCGACGATCAGGACCGAGAGAACCGGCGATCGCTGCTTGACAGCAACACAGAGGCACCCCGGATTCTTGGGGACTCGTCGCTGCGTTAG
- a CDS encoding phospholipase D family protein: MARRSAASPSPRLGIPELFAPGPYEQALILTFGADLEFYERVLRRHFGSFRNQIVLADGTQLDHHLSGLATAGALRHLNRSWVAGPIRLRHAAHAKAILLAGPEAGLLLVGSGNLSLQGYAGAGECFVPYRWTPDQPDDLDAFTAVRSLTDALVERALVDRVIADRVGVYWSAYDWWHAPPNPAGPVRHNLDVPIGTQFVEAIAGEPVEELTVVAPFHDERCSALERLVSELHPSRLRVLVQPGRCSVDPTQLRRVMDRRSGSVHSITAEGDHELTYLHAKIFLAKTATRSICLVGSANCSQVALWIDQPGANTEIASLLTGPPSAFDHLLAADVVTVSGPLDPGDLDLEIRDDTEDNSQEEGATPTVHNLIFDRDTLTWTMATPCVAAEDVVVEINGRSASVDLSVSPTGGDRWAFTARLFEEEDIAAINSVAVVTVRIGDGAPTHAVPYQVDRLREQDHRRVDTDRLRHAALLELDDPDLDRALAALEEILVGDNVARWGKDRRPSSDADQAEPIAWENIDWSAVKRHPRYQAYGGLAGFGIPGTALADYLAALSQLVRKLLDEEDAEVGDSDDREPTDADDEEGAHDVASGVEGADPDEEDDGDEDQVEVRRQSPAARNRRLVRNFVRRNLTVLEQPGFRDGAGPGIVVPNLIILNWVCWWIATKDEDHGPDLIEERLRLWELLWGHNEIDGYLDRLDDEHQALVVERFDAQQFEPVVAASITDVWTSIPTVTSPLYQRLRDVVRSAVCSPCWQMTAPHLESAAVLTNKRPSTIEPINAVEIGARLWEAACAPHFEIEARRAVAHATGCLAGDVAASNVEVIVDGRSDRRLVDQMEIQAPVLADGIDGAFVSWMGAVDLSFYRLKWPGGVAFYNALAESGWVVAHDENERTLESLEPAYPAWRLALDRLVDSVEVGTEAAA, from the coding sequence ATGGCACGGCGCTCGGCTGCTTCCCCGTCGCCCCGACTCGGCATTCCGGAGCTCTTCGCTCCCGGCCCGTACGAACAAGCGCTGATCCTGACGTTCGGGGCCGACCTCGAGTTCTACGAGCGCGTCCTTCGGCGACACTTCGGTAGCTTCCGAAACCAGATCGTGCTCGCTGATGGAACTCAGCTCGACCACCATCTGAGCGGTCTGGCCACCGCGGGAGCCCTTCGGCACCTCAATCGCTCCTGGGTGGCCGGACCGATCCGCCTGCGCCACGCCGCACACGCCAAGGCGATCCTTCTCGCAGGACCCGAAGCCGGCCTCCTACTCGTCGGCTCGGGGAACCTCAGTCTCCAGGGCTACGCAGGCGCAGGCGAGTGCTTCGTCCCCTACCGGTGGACCCCAGACCAGCCTGATGACTTGGATGCGTTCACGGCGGTCCGCTCACTCACGGATGCGCTCGTCGAGCGGGCCCTAGTCGATCGCGTAATCGCCGATCGCGTTGGGGTGTATTGGTCCGCTTACGACTGGTGGCATGCGCCGCCGAACCCGGCTGGCCCGGTTCGACACAACCTCGACGTTCCTATCGGAACGCAGTTCGTCGAAGCGATCGCTGGCGAACCGGTCGAAGAGCTCACAGTCGTCGCTCCCTTCCACGACGAACGTTGTTCCGCCCTCGAACGTCTGGTCTCGGAGCTCCACCCTTCACGCCTGCGGGTGCTCGTACAACCCGGGCGCTGCTCGGTCGACCCGACACAGCTACGACGAGTCATGGACAGAAGGTCAGGCTCAGTGCACAGCATCACGGCCGAGGGAGACCACGAACTCACCTACCTCCACGCCAAGATCTTTCTGGCCAAGACCGCGACGCGGTCCATCTGCCTCGTCGGCTCGGCGAACTGCTCCCAGGTCGCTCTCTGGATCGATCAACCAGGCGCCAACACCGAGATCGCATCACTGCTCACCGGGCCACCATCGGCTTTCGACCACCTGCTCGCCGCCGACGTGGTCACCGTGAGCGGCCCACTCGATCCCGGCGACCTCGACCTCGAAATCCGCGACGACACCGAAGACAACAGCCAAGAAGAAGGCGCCACTCCAACCGTCCACAACCTCATCTTCGACAGGGACACGCTCACCTGGACGATGGCGACGCCATGTGTAGCCGCTGAGGACGTAGTCGTAGAGATCAACGGGCGGTCAGCATCGGTCGACCTCTCCGTCTCGCCAACAGGCGGTGACCGGTGGGCCTTCACCGCTCGCCTGTTCGAGGAGGAGGACATCGCAGCCATCAATAGCGTCGCTGTTGTCACCGTGCGGATCGGCGACGGCGCCCCGACCCACGCCGTGCCATACCAGGTAGACCGGCTTCGAGAGCAGGACCACCGCCGCGTCGACACCGACCGACTACGCCACGCAGCGCTGCTCGAACTCGACGATCCCGATCTCGATCGAGCCTTGGCCGCATTGGAGGAGATCCTCGTTGGAGACAATGTCGCCCGATGGGGGAAGGACAGGCGTCCATCGTCAGACGCAGACCAGGCTGAGCCAATCGCCTGGGAGAACATCGACTGGTCCGCCGTCAAGCGCCATCCCCGATACCAGGCCTACGGAGGGCTTGCCGGCTTCGGGATTCCGGGAACAGCCCTCGCCGATTACCTCGCTGCGTTGTCACAGCTCGTTCGCAAGCTCCTCGACGAAGAGGATGCAGAAGTCGGCGACTCGGATGACCGAGAGCCGACTGACGCAGACGACGAAGAGGGAGCACACGACGTCGCCTCCGGAGTCGAGGGCGCAGACCCCGACGAGGAGGATGACGGCGACGAGGACCAGGTGGAAGTCAGGCGACAGTCCCCAGCGGCCAGAAACCGTCGTCTCGTTCGGAACTTCGTCCGCAGGAACCTCACTGTGCTCGAACAACCCGGGTTCCGAGACGGCGCTGGTCCCGGCATCGTCGTTCCCAACCTCATCATCCTTAACTGGGTCTGCTGGTGGATCGCCACCAAGGACGAGGATCACGGCCCCGACCTGATCGAGGAGCGACTACGGCTCTGGGAGCTCCTGTGGGGCCACAACGAAATCGATGGCTACCTCGACAGGCTCGACGACGAGCACCAGGCCCTCGTCGTAGAACGATTCGACGCCCAGCAGTTCGAGCCGGTGGTCGCCGCAAGTATTACCGACGTGTGGACGAGCATCCCAACCGTCACCAGTCCCCTCTACCAACGGCTTCGGGACGTTGTTCGGAGCGCAGTCTGCAGTCCGTGCTGGCAAATGACCGCACCGCACCTCGAGTCCGCAGCGGTCCTCACCAACAAGCGCCCCTCGACGATCGAGCCGATCAACGCCGTGGAAATCGGCGCGCGCCTCTGGGAGGCGGCCTGCGCGCCGCACTTCGAGATCGAAGCAAGAAGAGCCGTCGCCCACGCTACGGGCTGCCTGGCCGGGGACGTTGCCGCAAGCAACGTCGAGGTCATCGTCGATGGGCGCAGCGACCGGCGATTGGTCGACCAGATGGAGATCCAGGCACCGGTGCTCGCAGATGGCATCGACGGCGCATTCGTCTCCTGGATGGGAGCGGTCGACCTCAGTTTCTACCGGCTGAAGTGGCCCGGCGGCGTTGCGTTCTACAACGCCCTGGCGGAGTCGGGATGGGTCGTCGCTCACGATGAGAATGAGCGAACGCTCGAGAGTCTCGAACCCGCATATCCCGCTTGGCGACTAGCGCTCGATCGGCTCGTCGACAGCGTCGAGGTCGGCACGGAGGCGGCCGCGTGA
- a CDS encoding zinc ribbon domain-containing protein, which yields MTTRTCPACGTDVDRRFCPQCGTEVQPDAAATSAGTSQPPRRRLLFIALGAVVLVAAVVAVAVVVAAGSDGRQDSVAAPTPEAPTTGPPTASTAPSTATDDLMAEAIAAWPATAAGLSGPIVEGEIFTADGVPTQVTGEGQTQTPDGLPGEGLITIWTYTEGEWQQAVSYASQNRTTKIRSLDVTGDEIPDVIVEGVVNEFRSFVFSNHPGSWQLIPFADEPGFMVSIGPAEAGNGLVLSYRGCDPDCASGGRIEETWTYDPPSATFVAPSTSASPSEAGGEVPRVEGDVVDRDGYRWHYEVYLDEPKVYGFTPPGCPTTHPGPGRVNYPFALLWTNTGDRVGSPPGLIISTNISPDGSTVYPVTDDWPSMGYARLGSVETSARGYCVVIDGVPVGGDEVRPGMQTGFLGGLVNAPEQLPPGVQLIFEFGMRDAPTFTVPLS from the coding sequence GTGACCACACGAACCTGTCCGGCCTGCGGCACCGACGTCGACCGGCGGTTCTGCCCGCAGTGCGGCACCGAGGTGCAACCCGACGCTGCGGCCACCTCAGCAGGCACGTCCCAGCCGCCACGACGCCGGCTTCTTTTCATCGCTCTGGGCGCCGTGGTACTCGTCGCTGCGGTTGTCGCCGTCGCTGTCGTCGTGGCGGCCGGTTCGGACGGCCGCCAGGACTCCGTCGCTGCTCCCACCCCGGAGGCACCCACGACGGGGCCGCCAACGGCCTCGACGGCACCCTCGACCGCCACCGACGATCTCATGGCCGAGGCGATCGCCGCTTGGCCGGCAACGGCCGCTGGTCTCAGCGGTCCCATCGTCGAAGGGGAGATCTTCACCGCCGACGGTGTACCGACCCAAGTCACCGGCGAAGGCCAGACACAGACCCCCGACGGGTTGCCCGGCGAGGGACTCATCACCATATGGACTTACACCGAAGGCGAGTGGCAGCAGGCGGTTTCGTATGCCTCGCAGAACCGGACCACCAAGATCCGCAGCCTCGACGTCACGGGTGACGAAATTCCGGATGTCATCGTCGAAGGGGTCGTCAACGAGTTCAGGTCGTTCGTGTTCTCCAACCACCCCGGGTCGTGGCAACTCATCCCCTTCGCTGACGAACCGGGCTTCATGGTGTCCATCGGTCCAGCAGAGGCAGGCAACGGGCTCGTTCTGAGCTATCGCGGCTGCGATCCCGACTGTGCGAGCGGCGGGCGGATCGAGGAGACGTGGACCTACGACCCGCCCAGCGCCACCTTCGTTGCGCCCTCGACCTCGGCATCCCCCTCGGAGGCGGGGGGCGAGGTGCCCCGGGTTGAGGGTGACGTCGTGGACCGCGATGGCTATCGGTGGCACTACGAGGTCTACCTCGACGAGCCGAAAGTCTACGGATTCACCCCACCGGGCTGCCCCACAACCCACCCCGGACCAGGGCGGGTCAACTACCCCTTTGCCCTTCTCTGGACCAACACCGGCGACCGGGTCGGCAGCCCACCTGGCTTGATCATTTCGACGAACATCTCCCCCGACGGCAGCACGGTGTACCCGGTCACCGACGACTGGCCGTCGATGGGCTATGCGCGTCTTGGCAGCGTGGAGACCTCGGCAAGGGGCTACTGCGTGGTCATTGACGGGGTGCCCGTCGGCGGCGACGAAGTGCGGCCCGGCATGCAGACGGGATTCCTGGGTGGCCTGGTCAACGCCCCCGAACAGCTCCCGCCCGGTGTGCAGCTCATCTTCGAGTTCGGCATGCGCGACGCACCCACATTCACCGTCCCACTCAGCTAG
- a CDS encoding DUF3293 domain-containing protein, producing the protein MADSNTAGGTDENDRRHPQLLRQLRKEGRLVVPAAGRGLDDAWPPEASVTVPDIDTEASVDIGYGQLSMLRIRPDLIEVLDCSSGETQPPRHYDIAANLRTAGRGHGN; encoded by the coding sequence GTGGCTGACTCGAACACCGCCGGAGGGACCGACGAGAACGACCGCCGACACCCCCAGCTGCTCCGTCAGCTCCGCAAGGAGGGACGGCTCGTCGTTCCTGCAGCCGGGCGAGGCCTGGACGACGCATGGCCGCCAGAGGCGAGCGTGACAGTCCCAGACATCGACACCGAAGCCTCGGTCGATATCGGGTACGGGCAGCTTTCCATGTTGCGCATCCGCCCCGACCTGATCGAGGTGCTCGACTGCAGCAGCGGTGAGACACAGCCCCCTCGGCACTATGACATCGCCGCGAACCTGCGGACCGCAGGCAGAGGTCATGGCAACTAA